The DNA sequence CGCTTCGAGGAACGTCCGGATGTCTTCGCGCTCCAGCTCGAACGACGCATAGCCGTCCGGTGACTCGATTTCCAGGGTGAGGAAGTCTTCGTCCTCGGACAGGTCCGGGCGGATCCGGACGTCGCCGAGACCGGTGGGCTCGTCGAGCCCGGACACGAGGAGGTCACGCGCGAAGGTCCACTCGATCCACCGGCCGCGCTCGGTCCGGAAGGCCACGGTCACCGCGAACGGCTCGTGCACGTGGTAGGACAGGCGCGACAGGACGGGCGTGGTGCTCTCGTTCAGCAGCACGAACTGGCTCTGGTGTACGGCGTCGGTGTGCACGGCCCCTCCTGGAGTCTCGCGGTCGGTTCGCGCGGCGCGAACTGTTCGGCAAGGAGATGACCAGGGCCGACGGTCATGACGGAGAAAGCTTCACGTTCACTTGATCGGTTGCATCCGTCCATTGTGGTGTAACGCCGGGCACATACCCCTTGCGCTCACGCGGGCACGGGTGGTGACGGCTCGCGCAGCGCGCCCGGCAGCCGTTTCCGCAGCGCGAGCAGGGCCGGGACGGCGGAAGCGCAGGTCAGCGCCAGCACCGACCAGGTCAGCGCGTTGCCCGCGGTGAGCAGCAAGGACAGCAAGCCGGGCGCGAGCGCCACCGGCAGCCCCCAGGAGAGCTGGAAGATCGAGCTGGCCCGCCCTTCGGCCCCGGGCGGCGCGGCTTCGGCGGCGGCCGCGGTGGCGGTCGGGCCGAACATCGCCTCCGCGACCGAGAAGCCGACGCTGGCGACCAGGATCAACCCGGTGGCGACGCCCAGCGGAACGGCCTCCAGCGGGATCAGCAGCGCGAAGCAGGCCGCGAACAGCACCGCGGCCCCGATCAGCCCGGCGGTGCGGCTGCGGCGGGCCAGCACCGCGACGATCGGGCGCTGCGTCGTGACCACGACCACGGTCCCGAGCGCGATGGCGGTCCCGGAGATCCACTGTGGACCGCGCAGCAGGTCCCGCACGACGATCGGCAGCACGGCGAACTTGCTCGCGCTGGCGAGCGTGAAAGCCAGGTGGGTGACGCAGAAACCGGTGAACGGCCGATCCCCGAGCACGGCCCGCCAGCTCCCGGCCGGCCGGTCCGCGCGCGCCTCGGCACGGGGGAGCAGCCGGATCAGCACCGCCGCCGCGGCGAAGCTCGCCGCGTTCACGTACGCGAGCAGGTGGAAGGCCCACGGGCTGGTGATGGTCGGCAGCACGGCCATCGCGGCCGCCCCGACGCCGGCCCCGGCGAACCGCCCCACCGTCTGCGTCGCGAGCACCCGATCGGTGTCCCGCCCACCGGCGAGCCGCGCGGCCATCGGGGCGTTGCAGGTCCAGAACAGCCGGTCCCCGAACCCGGCGGCGGCCGAGACGACCACCACCTGCCAGCTGCTGTGCACGAACGGGTAGGCGCAGAAGGCGCCGAGCCGCACGAGGTTCCCGGCCACGAGCAGCGCCCGCGGCCCGAACCGATCCATGGCGGCCCCGGTTGCCGGCCCGCTGACGAGCGCGAGCAGGGCGCCGGTGCTCAGCGACGTCCCGGCGTCGACCAGGCCGAGGCCTTGGCCGTGCACGAGGAAGAGCAGCGCGAACGGCATCCACAGCCCGCTCCCGAGCGCGTCGATCAGCGTGGCGGCCAGGAAAACCCGTCGATCCCGAACCATGGCGCGGAGCCCCTTCCCCCAGGTGCACAGCGGACCAGGGTATCGGCGGACCGGTGACTTCCCCACCGATTTCCCGCGTAACACCGGC is a window from the Amycolatopsis sp. cg9 genome containing:
- a CDS encoding SsgA family sporulation/cell division regulator; its protein translation is MHTDAVHQSQFVLLNESTTPVLSRLSYHVHEPFAVTVAFRTERGRWIEWTFARDLLVSGLDEPTGLGDVRIRPDLSEDEDFLTLEIESPDGYASFELEREDIRTFLEASYELVPLGEESAHFDVDGLIEEISNV
- a CDS encoding MFS transporter, which encodes MVRDRRVFLAATLIDALGSGLWMPFALLFLVHGQGLGLVDAGTSLSTGALLALVSGPATGAAMDRFGPRALLVAGNLVRLGAFCAYPFVHSSWQVVVVSAAAGFGDRLFWTCNAPMAARLAGGRDTDRVLATQTVGRFAGAGVGAAAMAVLPTITSPWAFHLLAYVNAASFAAAAVLIRLLPRAEARADRPAGSWRAVLGDRPFTGFCVTHLAFTLASASKFAVLPIVVRDLLRGPQWISGTAIALGTVVVVTTQRPIVAVLARRSRTAGLIGAAVLFAACFALLIPLEAVPLGVATGLILVASVGFSVAEAMFGPTATAAAAEAAPPGAEGRASSIFQLSWGLPVALAPGLLSLLLTAGNALTWSVLALTCASAVPALLALRKRLPGALREPSPPVPA